One window of Candidatus Hydrogenedens sp. genomic DNA carries:
- the nagB gene encoding glucosamine-6-phosphate deaminase, which produces MQVIVQPTSKDAVELVSYIIAERLRKKPHLVLGLATGRTMVPLYQRLVEMHKQENLDFSLAVTFNLDEYIGISSEHPGSYHYFMYNTFFRHINIDLRNTHIPNGMAKDIAKECKEYKEKIKDFGGIDLQLLSIGESGHIGFNEPLSSMFSRTREKALSPITIEQNKHLFPNPEEMPKRAITMGVGTILEANECIALVTGKHKSKILAESVEGPFTAMISATALQLHPNCIFVADEEAATDLKQKEYYRWIFENEPEWELFRQKMKK; this is translated from the coding sequence ATGCAAGTTATTGTCCAACCAACTTCAAAAGACGCTGTCGAACTCGTTAGTTATATTATCGCAGAAAGACTGAGAAAAAAGCCACATTTAGTCCTTGGACTTGCCACCGGCAGAACTATGGTCCCTTTATATCAACGATTAGTAGAAATGCATAAGCAGGAAAACCTTGACTTCTCACTCGCAGTAACTTTTAATTTAGATGAATACATAGGAATATCCTCGGAACATCCCGGTTCGTATCATTACTTTATGTATAACACATTTTTTCGCCATATAAATATTGACTTACGGAATACCCATATTCCTAACGGCATGGCTAAAGATATAGCAAAAGAATGCAAAGAATATAAGGAAAAGATAAAGGATTTTGGAGGTATAGATTTACAACTATTGAGTATCGGAGAGTCCGGGCATATAGGTTTCAATGAACCTTTATCTTCTATGTTTTCAAGAACTCGTGAAAAGGCGTTATCGCCCATAACCATTGAACAGAACAAACATCTATTCCCCAATCCGGAGGAAATGCCCAAAAGAGCTATAACTATGGGAGTAGGTACTATTCTTGAAGCCAATGAGTGCATAGCACTGGTAACAGGAAAGCACAAGAGCAAAATACTTGCTGAATCAGTCGAAGGGCCGTTTACCGCCATGATTTCTGCCACAGCCCTACAATTACATCCTAATTGTATATTTGTAGCAGATGAAGAAGCCGCAACAGATTTAAAACAGAAAGAATATTATCGCTGGATTTTTGAAAATGAACCCGAGTGGGAATTATTTCGGCAAAAAATGAAAAAATAG
- a CDS encoding hemolysin III family protein: protein MKKVYTTTEEVFYALTHGLAAGLSVAGFVVMLILAIQKEEPWTLAGVMTFGIALILLYLSSTLYHSFPQGKIKRFFQFMDHACIYVLIAGTYTPFLLVYMRGPWGWSLFASLWILTLLGFVFKIFFIGKWNRLATFIYILMGWIAIIAIKPAIQMIPTGALLLMLIGGILYTGGTFFYLWERLPFHHVIWHLFVMGGSLIHFLCVYLYILAQNAS from the coding sequence ATGAAAAAAGTATATACAACTACTGAAGAAGTATTCTACGCCCTTACTCATGGACTTGCCGCGGGGTTAAGTGTAGCAGGTTTTGTGGTGATGTTAATATTGGCAATTCAGAAAGAAGAACCGTGGACCCTTGCTGGTGTTATGACTTTTGGTATTGCTTTAATTCTGTTATATTTAAGTTCTACCTTATATCATTCTTTCCCACAGGGGAAAATAAAGAGATTCTTTCAATTTATGGACCATGCCTGTATTTATGTGTTGATTGCGGGGACATATACCCCATTTTTATTAGTGTATATGCGGGGACCGTGGGGTTGGTCTCTTTTTGCCTCCCTCTGGATACTTACCTTATTGGGATTTGTATTTAAGATTTTCTTCATCGGCAAGTGGAACCGTTTGGCTACTTTTATTTACATACTTATGGGCTGGATAGCTATAATTGCCATAAAACCTGCAATTCAAATGATACCTACCGGTGCTTTGTTGCTTATGCTTATTGGTGGAATCCTATATACAGGAGGAACCTTTTTCTACTTGTGGGAACGATTACCTTTTCATCATGTAATATGGCACTTATTTGTTATGGGCGGAAGTCTAATCCATTTTTTATGTGTATATTTGTATATACTTGCCCAAAACGCTTCCTGA
- a CDS encoding amino acid aminotransferase — MLERFEMAPPDPILGLTEAFLKDSNPEKINLGVGVYKDNSNKTPIFNTVKKAEKILLEKEQTKSYLPISGSPEFCEQVQYLVLGKHNPCILDKRVATVQTVGGTSALRVFADLIKTNIGIKKIWISNPTWENHAKIFQLAGFETATYPYYKAETHALDWNKMLSTLESIPEGDIVLLHGCCHNPTGIDLSEEQWDTVANVIKARGILPLIDFAYQGLGDGLEEDAKGVRIIVDKVPEVFICSSFSKNFGLYNERCGALIGVCGNSETCQKVLSQMKIVVRTNYSNPPAHGAYIVHTILNSEELRKEWENEVQEMCSRIKSMRKLFVEKLKEKGVTQDFSFIEKQKGMFSFSGLTKEQVLRLREEFSIYIVNSGRINVAGITTNNIDRLAEAISKVL; from the coding sequence ATGTTAGAAAGATTTGAAATGGCTCCTCCCGACCCTATTCTGGGATTAACCGAAGCATTTTTAAAAGATAGTAATCCTGAAAAAATAAATTTAGGTGTGGGGGTTTACAAAGATAACTCCAATAAAACTCCTATTTTTAACACAGTAAAAAAAGCCGAAAAAATTTTATTAGAAAAAGAACAAACAAAAAGTTATCTTCCCATTTCTGGGTCTCCCGAATTTTGCGAACAAGTCCAGTACCTTGTATTGGGAAAACATAACCCCTGTATATTGGATAAAAGAGTAGCTACGGTTCAGACCGTAGGAGGAACATCTGCTTTACGAGTTTTTGCAGACTTAATCAAAACGAATATTGGAATCAAAAAAATATGGATAAGTAATCCAACCTGGGAAAATCATGCGAAAATATTTCAATTAGCGGGATTTGAAACGGCAACTTATCCTTACTACAAGGCAGAAACTCACGCTCTTGATTGGAACAAAATGCTTTCCACATTGGAATCTATTCCCGAAGGGGATATTGTTTTATTACATGGATGTTGTCATAACCCCACAGGAATTGATTTAAGTGAAGAACAGTGGGATACCGTTGCCAATGTAATTAAAGCAAGAGGAATACTTCCCCTGATTGACTTCGCCTATCAAGGATTAGGAGATGGTTTGGAAGAAGATGCAAAAGGAGTAAGGATTATTGTTGATAAAGTTCCCGAAGTCTTTATTTGCAGTTCTTTTTCTAAAAATTTTGGTTTATACAACGAACGATGTGGTGCATTGATTGGTGTTTGTGGTAATAGTGAAACCTGCCAGAAGGTTCTCAGCCAGATGAAAATAGTCGTTCGCACCAATTACTCCAATCCGCCTGCTCATGGTGCTTATATCGTCCACACCATCTTAAATTCCGAAGAACTCCGCAAGGAATGGGAAAATGAAGTTCAGGAAATGTGTTCTCGAATTAAAAGTATGCGAAAATTATTTGTTGAAAAACTAAAAGAAAAAGGTGTTACTCAAGATTTTAGTTTTATTGAGAAACAAAAAGGAATGTTTTCCTTCTCCGGTTTAACAAAGGAACAGGTTCTTCGATTGAGAGAAGAATTCTCTATATATATCGTCAATTCTGGAAGAATTAATGTCGCCGGGATTACAACAAATAATATAGACCGTTTAGCCGAAGCCATCAGCAAAGTCTTGTAA
- a CDS encoding peptidylprolyl isomerase, whose amino-acid sequence MDEMIYKDDLPPEEPKDWTKYIWGGIILLFVIMVAIIWMAGHIKPKTSYVRAKHILIKFSPNDPADRQRALELITELKQRIAQGESFEKLAKEYSNDPASARRGGDLGYYGRNSFEPAFENYVWSAPIGQLSDIIETKYGFHIIIVTDRHLTEVDRYELELDEKARKSVEGNK is encoded by the coding sequence ATGGATGAGATGATTTATAAAGATGACCTTCCCCCAGAAGAGCCTAAAGATTGGACCAAATATATTTGGGGTGGGATTATTCTTCTTTTTGTTATCATGGTTGCTATTATTTGGATGGCAGGACATATTAAACCCAAAACTTCCTATGTCCGTGCTAAACATATTCTCATTAAATTTTCTCCTAATGACCCAGCTGACCGTCAAAGGGCTTTAGAATTGATAACAGAACTAAAACAGCGTATTGCTCAGGGTGAATCCTTTGAAAAACTTGCAAAAGAATACTCAAATGACCCGGCAAGTGCAAGACGAGGAGGGGATTTGGGTTATTATGGACGAAATTCTTTTGAACCTGCCTTCGAAAATTATGTCTGGTCTGCACCTATTGGACAATTAAGCGATATAATTGAAACCAAATACGGTTTCCATATCATCATCGTAACGGACAGGCACTTAACAGAAGTAGACCGCTATGAATTGGAATTAGATGAAAAAGCTCGCAAAAGTGTCGAAGGAAATAAATAG
- a CDS encoding type II secretion system F family protein, with amino-acid sequence MSFGKFILNYKTMSILCRQLASAYEGGIPIIQALQIVGDNFPSRKVKTILYHCADNLINGATLSEALQKAEVFPDLFVQLVSAGEKSGRLDSILRDLSSYYEDLWKMKRSTIASLIYPITQLVLGWFLGSFALGIVRHIGLEKTFSLNIYFSSYISFQVKVIIVFIVLTTAFIFLKNLKSVQSILYGIFRYIYPFSFIIHKFSLARFFKSLSLLYSSGIPITEALLQSSELLPSSNYQKDIFTVVHLIRKGSNLEKSFKTLPWIGRLGQEMIAIGEQSGKLDETLQKVSEYFLLDAQQALKVASKIFSILILLAVGVIIGFIVISFYAQLYGNMFKQLGI; translated from the coding sequence ATGAGTTTTGGAAAGTTTATATTAAATTATAAAACAATGTCAATTCTATGTAGACAACTTGCATCTGCCTATGAAGGAGGTATCCCTATTATTCAGGCATTGCAAATTGTCGGCGACAACTTTCCATCCCGAAAAGTAAAAACGATTTTATATCATTGCGCAGATAACCTCATTAATGGGGCAACACTCAGTGAAGCATTACAAAAGGCTGAAGTATTTCCTGATTTGTTTGTGCAACTTGTGTCTGCTGGCGAAAAATCCGGTAGGTTGGATTCTATTTTAAGAGATTTAAGTTCCTATTACGAAGACTTGTGGAAAATGAAACGCTCCACAATTGCTTCCTTAATATACCCGATAACTCAATTGGTGTTAGGCTGGTTTTTAGGTAGTTTTGCATTAGGAATTGTTCGTCATATCGGATTAGAAAAGACCTTTTCATTAAATATATATTTCTCTTCCTATATTTCGTTTCAAGTAAAAGTAATTATCGTTTTTATAGTCCTGACAACTGCATTTATATTTTTGAAAAACTTAAAAAGTGTTCAGTCCATTTTATATGGGATATTCAGATATATTTATCCATTCAGCTTTATAATTCATAAATTCTCATTAGCCCGATTTTTTAAATCATTGTCATTACTTTATTCCAGTGGCATTCCCATTACAGAAGCCTTATTACAATCCTCCGAACTTTTACCATCCTCTAATTATCAGAAAGATATATTCACCGTGGTTCACCTTATTCGAAAGGGAAGTAATCTTGAAAAATCATTTAAAACACTTCCCTGGATAGGACGATTAGGTCAGGAAATGATAGCTATAGGAGAACAATCGGGAAAACTTGATGAAACATTGCAAAAAGTGTCGGAATACTTTTTATTGGACGCACAGCAGGCTCTTAAAGTTGCAAGCAAAATCTTTAGTATATTAATCTTATTGGCTGTCGGTGTCATAATCGGGTTTATCGTAATAAGTTTTTACGCTCAACTTTATGGAAACATGTTCAAGCAGCTAGGCATATAA
- the ispE gene encoding 4-(cytidine 5'-diphospho)-2-C-methyl-D-erythritol kinase, with translation MRALMKIKTNAKINLYLDVIDKYPDGFHKIESIFQTVTLSDNLTFYEIQKGICITSNDVSLPMDEKNIVYKTIKKIKDIAKIDKGIHVYINKNIPICAGLGGGSANSAGTLYAINKLWDLGLREDKLIDIAKGLGSDVPYFLIGGTQAVTGKGEKLSALIPISDIWVVLIHPPLSLSTAKVYQHPALKIRPSHRSANKYSLRFKKVIYELQKSNWGKVIYNRLELPAFCIYPELYELKLKIKKMGFPYVGMTGSGSTFFVIVESKKQGKELIQKLNWKTHLVKTTSMAIKEL, from the coding sequence ATGCGTGCCTTGATGAAGATAAAAACAAACGCAAAGATAAATCTTTATCTGGATGTTATTGATAAATATCCCGATGGCTTTCATAAAATCGAATCAATTTTCCAAACAGTAACTTTATCGGATAACCTTACTTTTTATGAAATACAAAAAGGCATTTGCATTACCTCAAACGATGTGTCCTTGCCTATGGATGAAAAAAATATTGTTTATAAAACAATAAAAAAAATAAAAGATATCGCAAAAATAGACAAAGGAATTCATGTCTATATTAATAAAAATATTCCTATATGTGCAGGATTAGGTGGAGGGTCTGCTAATTCCGCAGGTACTTTGTATGCGATAAATAAATTATGGGATTTAGGGTTAAGGGAGGATAAATTGATAGATATAGCCAAAGGATTGGGTTCTGATGTCCCTTATTTTCTTATAGGAGGAACACAGGCAGTTACCGGAAAAGGGGAGAAATTATCCGCATTAATTCCAATTTCTGATATATGGGTCGTCTTAATTCATCCTCCGTTATCCCTTTCTACTGCAAAAGTTTATCAACATCCTGCATTAAAAATTCGACCTTCTCATAGAAGTGCAAATAAATATAGTTTAAGGTTTAAGAAAGTAATATATGAATTGCAAAAAAGTAATTGGGGAAAAGTCATATATAATCGTTTAGAATTACCTGCTTTTTGTATTTATCCTGAATTATATGAATTAAAATTAAAAATAAAAAAAATGGGTTTTCCATATGTCGGAATGACAGGTAGTGGGTCAACTTTTTTTGTTATTGTAGAGTCTAAAAAACAAGGTAAAGAGTTAATTCAGAAACTAAATTGGAAGACACATCTTGTAAAAACAACCTCAATGGCTATAAAGGAATTATAA